One stretch of Paenibacillus sp. AN1007 DNA includes these proteins:
- a CDS encoding ATP-binding protein has translation MYLLVITNTGIGFSQKALEHAAEQFFMDDLSRNSKSHSGIGLYVANAVFQKHGGKLILENYSGGARVTLIIPVKQQ, from the coding sequence ATGTATTTATTAGTCATTACGAATACCGGGATTGGCTTCTCGCAAAAGGCATTAGAGCATGCTGCAGAACAGTTTTTTATGGACGATCTTTCTCGTAATTCTAAATCACATTCTGGTATTGGACTTTATGTTGCAAATGCAGTATTCCAAAAACACGGAGGTAAATTAATTTTAGAAAATTACTCTGGTGGTGCGAGAGTTACTTTGATTATTCCTGTAAAGCAGCAGTAG